In the Hordeum vulgare subsp. vulgare chromosome 7H, MorexV3_pseudomolecules_assembly, whole genome shotgun sequence genome, one interval contains:
- the LOC123411315 gene encoding uncharacterized protein LOC123411315, which translates to MAMAAATLAARSRAATAAWARLISHHHVAAASASSSLPHLAGPRIAPQRRHLAFSSASPGAGAGEGGGEDPMANERVIHDLLAQLERERQKDREDRRKAGAGGGKEEEEEEEEEDFLGVKPLIEKLERRNAKEARLPDESFMEPTDSESDEDDERFSDDSIQRRVDEFERKCQRQSELLRSFAEAETLDDAHKFMTKIDKFEQRHLSLPLEYRVIGDMMNRLKDATGKERFILLQKLNRAVRLMECKEAYDPSNPANFGVIQHQQVDSPDDVIDNAGFDKEKQMIQGESLDDDEEEFNEVKEKDDMLIEKLNAIEKKIEEKLADLDHTFGKKGRVLEEEIKDLVEERNSLTDKKRRPMYRKGFDVKVIDVNRTCKVTKGGQIAKYTALLATGNYHGVVGFAKAKGPTAKIAIQRAYEKCFQNLHYMERYEEHTIAHAIQAKYEKTKIYLWPGPMRSGMCAAGRTVETVMYLAGFSNVKSKIIGSRSPLNVIKALFIALNAIETPKDVEQKFGRTVVESYLL; encoded by the exons ATGGCCatggccgccgccaccctcgccgCGAGGTcgcgcgccgccaccgccgcgtGGGCTCGCCTGATCTCCCACCACCACGTCGCCGCCGCATCCGCATCCAGCTCGCTGCCCCACCTAGCAGGCCCGCGGATCGcgccccagcgccgccacctcgccttctcctctgcctcccccggtgccggcgccggcgagggagggggcgaGGATCCGATGGCGAACGAGAGGGTCATCCACGACCTGCTGGCCCAGCTGGAGCGGGAGCGGCAGAAGGACCGCGAGGATCGGCGCAAAGCCGGGGCCGGCGgcggcaaggaggaggaggaggaggaggaagaggaggacttcCTGGGCGTGAAGCCGCTGATCGAGAAGCTGGAGCGGCGGAACGCCAAGGAGGCCAGACTCCCCGACGAGTCCTTCATGGAGCCCACCGACTCCGAgtccgacgaggacgacgagcgCTTCTCCGACGACTCCATCCAACGCCGCGTCGACGAGTTCGAGCGCAAGTGCCAGCGCCAGTCCGAGCTCCTCCGCTCCTTCGCCGAGGCCG AGACCCTTGATGATGCTCACAAGTTCATGACGAAGATTGACAAGTTCGAGCAGCGCCATCTGAGCCTGCCACTGGAGTACAGGGTCATCGGGGACATGATGAACCGCCTCAAGGATGCCACTGGGAAAGAGCGCTTCATCCTCCTGCAGAAGCTGAACCGGGCCGTCAGGCTCATGGAGTGCAAGGAGGCGTATGACCCCAGCAACCCCGCAAACTTCGGGGTTATCCAGCACCAGCAGGTCGACTCTCCGGACGATGTGATTGACAACGCTGGCTTCGACAAGGAGAAGCAGATGATCCAGGGGGAGAGCCTCGATGACGATGAGGAGGAGTTCAATGAAGTCAAGGAGAAGGATGATATGCTCATCGAGAAACTAAATGCTATTGAGAAGAAGATCGAGGAGAAGTTGGCGGATCTGGATCATACGTTTGGTAAGAAGGGTAGGGTTTTGGAAGAGGAAATAAAGGATCTGGTGGAGGAGAGGAACTCCCTGACGGACAAAAAGAGGAGGCCTATGTACAGAAAA GGTTTTGATGTGAAGGTCATTGACGTTAATCGGACATGCAAAGTTACAAAG GGAGGCCAAATAGCAAAATACACAGCGTTGTTGGCAACTggaaactaccatggtgttgtaggTTTTGCAAAAGCTAAAGGTCCAACAGCAAAGATTGCAATACAGAGG GCCTATGAGAAATGCTTCCAGAACCTACATTACATGGAGCGGTATGAGGAACACACAATTGCTCATGCGATTCAGGCCAAATACGAGAAAACAAAG ATCTACCTCTGGCCTGGACCAATGAGGAGTGGGATGTGTGCCGCTGGCAGGACTGTCGAAACTGTGATGTATCTAGCCGGGTTTAGCAACGTCAAGTCAAAG ATTATTGGATCGAGGAGCCCGCTCAACGTTATCAAGGCTCTCTTCATAGCACTAAATGCT aTTGAAACGCCCAAGGATGTGGAGCAGAAGTTTGGACGGACTGTTGTGGAGTCGTACTTGTTGTAG
- the LOC123411316 gene encoding DNA-directed RNA polymerases II, IV and V subunit 3-like, whose product MERPAAGISYQRFPRVRIRELKDEYAKFELRDTDASMANALRRVMIAEVPTVAIDLVEIESNSSVLNDEFIAHRLGLIPLTSSAAMSMRLSRDCDACDGDGSCEYCSVEFHLAARATESGQTLEVTAQDLRSTDPKVCPVDQADAASDHRGILIVKLRCGQELRLRAIARKGIGKDHAKWSPAATVTFMYEPDICINEELMEILTLEEKQSWVESSPTKVFDIDPVTQQVTIVDPEAYTYDDEVIKKAEAMGKPGLVEINAKEDSFVFTVETTGAITDYELIMNAITILRQKLDAVRLQDDDGDFGELDAHLVGG is encoded by the exons ATGGAGCGTCCGGCGGCGGGCATCTCCTACCAGCGGTTCCCGCGCGTGCGGATCCGCGAGCTCAAGGACGAGTACGCCAAGTTCGAGCTGCGGGACACCGACGCGAGCATGGCCAACGCGCTCCGCCGCGTCATGATCGCCGAGGTCCCCACCGTGGCCATCGACCTCGTCGAGATCGAGAGCAACTCCTCCGTCCTCAACGACGAGTTCATCGCGCACCGCCTCGGCCTCATCCCGCTCACCTCCTCCGCCGCCATGTCCATGCGCCTCTCCCGCGACTGCGACGCCTGCGACGGCGACGGCTCCTGCGAGTACTGCTCCGTTGAGTTCCACCTCGCTGCCCGCGCCACCGAGTCCGGCCAGACGCTCGAGGTCACCGCCCAGGACCTCCGGTCGACCGACCCCAAGGTCTGCCCTGTCGACCAGGCCGATGCTGCCAGTGACCACAG GGGCATATTAATTGTAAAGCTGCGTTGTGGGCAAGAGCTGCGTCTTCGAGCAATTGCTAGGAAGGGAATTGGAAAGGACCATGCCAAATGGTCTCCAGCTGCTACTGTGACCTTCATGTATGAGCCTGATATATGTATTAATGAAGAACTCATGGAGATACttacacttgaggaaaaacaaagcTGGGTGGAGAGCAGCCCTACAAAAGTATTTGACATTGATCCTGTCACCCAACAG GTGACGATTGTGGATCCAGAGGCATACACGTATGACGATGAGGTGATCAAGAAAGCAGAGGCCATGGGGAAGCCAGGACTGGTGGAGATCAACGCCAAGGAGGACAGCTTTGTGTTCACCGTGGAAACGACCGGCGCCATCACAGACTACGAGCTGATCATGAATGCTATCACCATCCTGAGGCAGAAGCTGGACGCCGTTCGCCTGCAAGATGATGACGGCGATTTTGGCGAGCTTGACGCCCACCTTGTTGGAGGCTAA
- the LOC123411317 gene encoding actin-related protein 2/3 complex subunit 3 — MVYHSSFIDDDGITKACGCPLLPLKTHIKGPAPASDSDKADIIDEAITFFRANVFFKNFHVKSPADKLLIYLTSYINIALKRLETCRTLAVGTKAIINLGLEKVPVPGEPGFPFPGLFTLPQSQEEAELLRNYLKQIREETSGRLLNCAYRANGTPNKWWLAFAKRKFMNVVIL; from the exons ATG GTTTATCACTCTAGTTTCATtgatgatgacgggatcacaaaaGCCTGTGGGTGTCCTTTGCTTCCACTAAAAACTCATATAAAGGGCCCAGCCCCAGCCTCAGATTCAG ATAAGGCGGATATAATTGATGAAGCGATAACTTTCTTCCGTGCAAATGTTTTCTTCAAAAACTTCCATGTCAAAAGCCCAGCAGACAAATTGCTCATCTATCTGACATCTTACATCAATATTGCCTTGAAAAGACTAGAAACCTGCCGGACGCTGGCTGTCGGAACCAAGGCAATCATTAACCTGGGATTGGAGAAAGTTCCTGTTCCTGGAGAACCAGGATTTCCTTTCCCTGGACTTTTCACTCTCCCCCAATCTCAGGAGGAAGCAG AACTGTTGAGGAACTATCTGAAGCAGATAAGGGAGGAAACAAGCGGGAGGCTGCTCAACTGCGCTTACAGAGCTAATGGCACTCCAAACAAATGGTGGTTGGCTTTTGCAAAGAGGAAGTTCATGAACGTTGTCATCCTTTAG